A single Methanolobus sp. ZRKC5 DNA region contains:
- a CDS encoding elongation factor 1-beta has protein sequence MGEVAATIKIMPEGVDTNLEELKDNLIASLPKGAEYGTHKEEPIAFGLKAIIMVVIVGDLEGGTESVEQAFAAVNGVESVTVTEVGRPV, from the coding sequence ATGGGAGAAGTTGCAGCAACTATTAAGATAATGCCTGAGGGTGTCGATACAAACCTCGAAGAACTTAAAGACAACCTTATCGCATCACTTCCAAAGGGCGCAGAATACGGCACTCACAAGGAAGAGCCTATCGCATTCGGACTTAAGGCCATCATCATGGTCGTCATCGTAGGTGACCTCGAAGGAGGCACAGAATCCGTAGAGCAGGCCTTTGCAGCAGTAAACGGTGTTGAGAGCGTAACAGTGACAGAAGTCGGAAGACCTGTCTAA
- a CDS encoding zinc finger domain-containing protein, which yields MANKVDNCTTCNKRLVETGYVRFPCPVCGNELGRCISCRQQSNPYKCSKCGFSGA from the coding sequence ATGGCAAATAAAGTCGATAATTGTACCACATGCAACAAGAGACTTGTGGAAACCGGCTATGTACGCTTCCCATGCCCTGTTTGTGGCAACGAGCTTGGAAGATGTATAAGCTGCAGACAGCAGAGCAACCCATATAAATGTTCAAAATGCGGATTTTCAGGAGCATAA
- a CDS encoding amino acid kinase — protein sequence MKIVVKLGGSIMKYSHSIIDSLKHLERSNGNDHSILIVPGGGVFADSIRTISEKYEIGDDAAHWMAILSMEQYAHYIVDKTGVNSVENINEVPSGVSVLLPYKMLRESDKLPHSWNVTSDTIGAWIARETGSRFIKVTDVDGVIADDIIQKWMTARELSRMGVTCIDSSLPVFLMENMMDCVVVNGMYPERVIDAVIGKNVIGTHIKGNI from the coding sequence ATGAAGATCGTTGTGAAACTTGGAGGAAGTATTATGAAGTATTCACATTCCATCATTGACTCTCTGAAGCATCTGGAAAGGAGTAATGGCAACGACCACTCGATACTCATAGTTCCCGGTGGTGGTGTTTTTGCGGATTCGATCAGAACTATCAGTGAAAAATACGAAATCGGAGATGATGCAGCTCACTGGATGGCCATTCTTTCAATGGAACAATACGCCCACTATATTGTAGATAAGACAGGAGTCAACTCTGTTGAAAATATCAATGAGGTCCCAAGTGGAGTTTCTGTTTTGTTACCGTACAAAATGCTCAGGGAAAGCGATAAGTTACCACATTCATGGAATGTTACATCGGATACTATAGGAGCATGGATAGCCCGGGAAACAGGATCACGCTTTATAAAAGTGACTGATGTTGATGGAGTTATTGCCGATGATATTATTCAGAAGTGGATGACTGCCAGAGAACTTTCAAGGATGGGAGTTACATGTATTGACAGCTCATTGCCTGTCTTTTTGATGGAAAACATGATGGATTGTGTCGTTGTCAACGGAATGTACCCTGAAAGAGTCATTGACGCTGTTATCGGAAAGAATGTAATAGGAACTCATATCAAGGGGAATATTTAA
- a CDS encoding CxxC-x17-CxxC domain-containing protein produces MRDNRSGGFKGGNDRNQGGFRGGNGGGNFRSSGPREMHKAICADCKQETEVPFKPTEGRPVYCRECFQNHRPPKRY; encoded by the coding sequence ATGAGAGACAATAGAAGCGGTGGATTCAAAGGCGGAAACGACAGGAACCAGGGCGGATTCAGAGGTGGAAACGGTGGAGGAAACTTCAGATCCAGTGGTCCAAGAGAGATGCACAAGGCAATCTGCGCAGACTGCAAACAGGAAACTGAAGTACCATTTAAGCCAACCGAAGGCAGACCTGTATACTGCAGGGAATGCTTCCAGAACCACAGACCACCAAAAAGATATTAG
- a CDS encoding hydantoinase/oxoprolinase family protein: protein MKIIGIDIGGANTKIASADGEIIELHYIPLWKDTTLPTSLRDIAEELKPDKVSVVMTGELADCFEDKDKGIDFIMRSVNDAFDCEVKYIDNSGRFHEDSGNLRDLAAANWAASSRLIGSEIGDCIFVDVGSTTSDIIPIKNGKHVAGLTDFSRLVRSELFYAGTLRTNLAYLLEKVNVADGDCHIASELFSTTADAYLLLEDIPEELYTCETADGAGKSKTDAMRRLARVVCADLTEISADEIYHIAQQVKERQVSILSQAISVVAEKNGLDRIASAGLGEFLIKEAAERLGFECISVASRWGADVSKVFPAYAAAKIMEDEANASGKE, encoded by the coding sequence ATGAAAATAATTGGAATTGATATTGGTGGTGCTAATACTAAGATAGCATCCGCTGACGGAGAAATCATTGAACTGCATTATATACCTTTGTGGAAGGACACAACATTGCCCACATCTCTGAGAGACATTGCAGAGGAATTAAAACCTGATAAGGTCAGTGTGGTCATGACAGGCGAACTTGCGGATTGTTTTGAAGATAAAGACAAGGGTATCGACTTTATCATGCGTTCTGTTAATGATGCTTTTGATTGCGAAGTTAAATACATTGATAATAGTGGACGGTTCCATGAAGATTCAGGAAACCTGCGGGACCTTGCTGCAGCAAACTGGGCGGCATCTTCCAGGCTGATAGGTTCGGAGATAGGAGATTGTATCTTTGTAGACGTAGGAAGCACGACCAGTGACATTATCCCTATCAAAAATGGAAAACATGTTGCAGGCCTAACGGATTTTTCAAGGCTTGTTCGCAGTGAATTGTTCTATGCAGGAACACTCAGGACCAACCTTGCATACCTGCTTGAAAAAGTAAACGTTGCAGATGGGGACTGCCATATCGCATCAGAACTATTCTCAACTACTGCAGATGCATACTTACTGTTAGAAGACATCCCAGAAGAACTTTATACTTGCGAGACTGCCGATGGTGCAGGCAAGAGTAAGACAGATGCTATGAGAAGACTGGCACGTGTTGTATGCGCAGACCTTACAGAGATCTCAGCAGATGAAATATACCATATCGCTCAGCAGGTCAAGGAAAGACAGGTGAGCATTTTAAGCCAGGCTATATCAGTTGTTGCTGAAAAGAATGGGCTTGACAGGATAGCATCTGCCGGACTTGGAGAATTTCTCATAAAAGAGGCGGCAGAAAGACTTGGTTTTGAATGTATTTCTGTTGCCAGCAGATGGGGGGCGGATGTTTCAAAAGTATTCCCTGCATATGCTGCAGCGAAGATCATGGAAGATGAAGCTAATGCTTCAGGAAAAGAATAA